One window of the Streptomyces asoensis genome contains the following:
- a CDS encoding allantoate amidohydrolase produces the protein MWRELAPIGRHSESGGYRRYAWTAADTDCRAWFREQAEVRGLTYEVDRNGNQWAWLGDPAAGDAVVTGSHLDSVPDGGAFDGPLGVVSSFAALDELRARDVTFTRPLALVNFGDEEGARFGLACVGSRLTAGRLTVEQAHRLTDGDGITLPQAMEAAGHDPDAIGADPERLARIGAFVELHVEQGRALDLSGDQVGLASAIWPHGRWRFDFRGEANHAGTTRLVDRRDPMLPYAETVLAARREARLAGAVATFGKISVEPNGVNAIPSLVRGWLDSRAADQASLDTVVGGVEKAAREYAEGHGIDLDVVRESFTPVVEFDHALRDELARILGSDTDLKVPVLGTGAGHDAGILSGTIPTAMLFVRNPTGVSHSPAEFAAEDDCVAGVHALADVLEGLACR, from the coding sequence ATGTGGCGTGAGCTGGCGCCCATCGGTCGGCACTCCGAGTCCGGCGGCTACCGCCGCTACGCCTGGACCGCCGCCGACACCGACTGCCGGGCCTGGTTCAGGGAACAGGCCGAGGTACGGGGCCTGACGTACGAGGTCGACCGCAACGGCAACCAGTGGGCATGGCTCGGGGACCCGGCGGCCGGCGACGCCGTCGTCACCGGGTCGCATCTCGACTCGGTGCCGGACGGCGGCGCCTTCGACGGACCCCTGGGCGTGGTCTCCTCCTTCGCCGCCCTCGACGAACTCCGCGCGCGGGACGTCACGTTCACCAGGCCGCTCGCTCTCGTCAACTTCGGCGACGAGGAGGGCGCCCGCTTCGGACTCGCCTGTGTCGGCTCCCGGCTCACCGCGGGCCGGCTCACCGTGGAGCAGGCCCACCGGCTCACCGACGGCGACGGGATCACCCTCCCGCAGGCCATGGAGGCCGCAGGACACGATCCCGACGCCATCGGCGCGGACCCGGAGCGGCTCGCCCGGATCGGCGCCTTCGTGGAGCTGCACGTGGAGCAGGGGCGCGCCCTCGACCTGAGCGGGGACCAGGTCGGCCTGGCCAGCGCCATCTGGCCGCACGGACGCTGGCGGTTCGACTTCCGGGGCGAGGCCAACCACGCGGGCACCACCCGCCTCGTGGACCGGCGCGACCCGATGCTGCCGTACGCCGAGACCGTGCTGGCCGCCCGCCGCGAGGCCCGGCTCGCGGGCGCCGTCGCCACGTTCGGCAAGATCTCCGTCGAGCCGAACGGCGTCAACGCCATCCCCTCCCTGGTGCGCGGCTGGCTCGACTCCCGCGCCGCCGACCAGGCCAGCCTCGACACCGTGGTCGGCGGTGTGGAGAAGGCCGCCCGCGAGTACGCCGAGGGCCACGGCATCGACCTGGACGTCGTCCGCGAGTCGTTCACGCCCGTCGTCGAGTTCGACCACGCCCTGCGCGACGAACTCGCCCGCATCCTCGGCAGCGACACGGACCTCAAGGTCCCCGTCCTGGGCACCGGCGCCGGACACGACGCCGGAATCCTCTCCGGGACCATCCCGACCGCCATGCTGTTCGTGCGCAACCCCACGGGCGTCTCGCACTCCCCGGCCGAGTTCGCCGCCGAGGACGACTGCGTGGCCGGGGTGCACGCCCTCGCCGACGTACTGGAAGGACTGGCCTGCCGGTGA
- the hutU gene encoding urocanate hydratase, producing MSGPRPVRAPRGTELSALGWQQEAALRMLQNNLDPEVAEHPDKLVVYGGTGKAARDWRSFDAMVRTLRTLKQDETMLVQSGRPVGVMQTHEWAPRVLIANSNLVGDWANWEEFRRLEQLGLTMYGQMTAGSWIYIGTQGILQGTYETFAAVAAKKFSGTLAGTITLTAGLGGMGGAQPLAVTMNDGVAICIDCDPRAIERRIEHRYLDVRADNLGHALQLAVEARDQRKPLSIGVLGNAAELVPQLLAMGAPIDIVTDQTSAHDPLAYLPTGIAFEDMADAAEKDPAGFTTRARESMAKHVEAMVGFMDAGAEVFDYGNSIRGEAQLAGYDRAFAFPGFVPAYIRPLFCEGKGPFRWAALSGDPADIAKTDRAMLELFPENESLARWIKLAGERVHFQGLPARICWLGYGERDKAGERFNDMVASGELAAPLAIGRDHLDCGSVASPYRETEAMLDGSDAIADWPLLNAMVNVASGASWVSIHHGGGVGMGRSIHAGQVSVADGTKLAGEKIRRVLTNDPGMGVIRHVDAGYDIAESVADERGVRVPMREGDDA from the coding sequence ATGTCAGGACCCCGCCCCGTACGAGCGCCACGCGGTACGGAACTGAGCGCCCTGGGATGGCAGCAGGAAGCCGCCCTGCGGATGCTCCAGAACAACCTCGACCCCGAGGTCGCCGAACACCCCGACAAGCTCGTCGTCTACGGCGGCACGGGCAAGGCGGCCCGCGACTGGCGCTCCTTCGACGCGATGGTCCGCACGCTCAGGACCCTCAAGCAGGACGAGACCATGCTCGTGCAGTCCGGCCGCCCGGTCGGCGTCATGCAGACCCACGAGTGGGCCCCGCGCGTCCTCATCGCCAACTCCAACCTCGTCGGCGACTGGGCCAACTGGGAGGAGTTCCGCCGGCTGGAGCAGCTGGGCCTGACCATGTACGGCCAGATGACCGCCGGTTCCTGGATCTACATCGGCACCCAGGGCATCCTCCAGGGCACCTACGAGACCTTCGCCGCCGTCGCCGCGAAGAAGTTCTCCGGCACCCTCGCCGGCACGATCACCCTCACCGCCGGCCTCGGCGGCATGGGCGGCGCCCAGCCGCTCGCCGTCACGATGAACGACGGCGTGGCGATCTGTATCGACTGCGACCCGCGCGCCATCGAGCGCCGCATCGAGCACCGCTACCTGGACGTCAGGGCCGACAACCTGGGCCACGCGCTCCAGCTGGCCGTCGAGGCCCGTGACCAGCGCAAGCCGCTCTCCATCGGTGTCCTCGGCAACGCCGCCGAGCTCGTCCCGCAGCTGCTCGCGATGGGCGCCCCCATCGACATCGTCACCGACCAGACCTCCGCCCACGACCCGCTGGCCTACCTGCCGACCGGGATCGCCTTCGAGGACATGGCCGACGCCGCCGAGAAGGACCCGGCCGGTTTCACCACCCGGGCCCGCGAGTCGATGGCGAAGCACGTCGAGGCGATGGTCGGCTTCATGGACGCCGGCGCCGAGGTCTTCGACTACGGCAACTCCATCCGCGGCGAGGCCCAACTCGCTGGATACGACCGGGCGTTCGCCTTCCCCGGCTTCGTCCCCGCCTATATCCGCCCGCTGTTCTGCGAGGGCAAGGGCCCCTTCCGCTGGGCGGCGCTCTCCGGCGACCCGGCCGACATCGCCAAGACCGACAGGGCGATGCTCGAGCTCTTCCCGGAGAACGAGTCGCTGGCCCGCTGGATCAAGCTGGCCGGTGAGCGCGTCCACTTCCAGGGCCTGCCCGCCCGTATCTGCTGGCTCGGCTACGGCGAGCGCGACAAGGCCGGCGAGCGTTTCAACGACATGGTGGCGTCGGGCGAGCTGGCGGCCCCGCTGGCCATCGGCCGCGACCACCTCGACTGCGGCTCCGTGGCCTCCCCGTACCGCGAGACCGAGGCGATGCTCGACGGCTCCGACGCGATCGCCGACTGGCCCCTGCTGAACGCCATGGTCAACGTGGCGTCCGGGGCGTCCTGGGTGTCGATCCACCACGGCGGCGGCGTCGGCATGGGCCGCTCCATCCACGCCGGCCAGGTCTCCGTGGCCGACGGCACCAAGCTGGCCGGCGAGAAGATCCGCCGCGTCCTCACGAACGACCCCGGCATGGGCGTCATCCGGCACGTGGACGCCGGGTACGACATCGCGGAGTCGGTCGCGGACGAGCGGGGCGTGCGGGTGCCCATGCGCGAAGGTGACGACGCGTGA
- a CDS encoding transcriptional regulator, whose product MTAVRTTPQGTTPPPRLPVREKSAARERGSGLSPMLTRLAAERATGVLERERGSLYLAEGRVVHAESPLAPGLDVLLLAHGTLAPAVWQDAVDRADEEYGVARLLLDAGRVPRGALELCHLEAVYDAAYFALTPSSTPGRFRYGAGHWLGTLRPVPVEAVERETLRRRELLHRLWPDPLTDGAPLRRAETVAAPAPTARQSAVLASVDGVRTASDIARELGRQAFHTLVDVRRLAAAGLLTALFPPPRPHRPPPAALPIRPGPAADPAVSPVAPDPDPPPGITLPRVNDPDITLLKRLRDALEAL is encoded by the coding sequence GTGACCGCGGTGAGAACGACCCCGCAGGGGACGACCCCGCCGCCCCGGCTGCCCGTGCGGGAGAAGTCGGCGGCCCGGGAGCGCGGCAGCGGACTGTCGCCGATGCTGACTCGGCTCGCGGCCGAACGGGCGACCGGTGTCCTGGAGCGCGAGCGCGGCTCGCTCTACCTCGCCGAGGGCCGTGTGGTGCACGCCGAGAGCCCCCTCGCCCCGGGCCTCGACGTGCTCCTCCTGGCCCACGGCACCCTCGCTCCCGCCGTCTGGCAGGACGCGGTGGACCGGGCCGACGAGGAGTACGGCGTGGCCCGGCTGCTGCTCGACGCCGGCCGCGTCCCGCGCGGCGCGCTGGAGCTGTGCCACCTGGAGGCGGTCTATGACGCGGCGTACTTCGCGCTCACCCCCAGCAGCACTCCCGGCCGTTTCCGGTACGGCGCCGGGCACTGGCTGGGCACGCTCCGGCCGGTCCCGGTCGAAGCGGTCGAGCGCGAGACGCTGCGCCGGCGGGAGCTGCTGCACCGTCTGTGGCCGGACCCGTTGACCGACGGGGCGCCGCTGCGGCGGGCCGAGACCGTCGCGGCGCCCGCGCCGACCGCCCGGCAGAGCGCGGTGCTGGCCTCGGTGGACGGCGTGCGCACCGCGTCGGACATAGCCCGGGAGCTGGGCCGGCAGGCCTTCCACACCCTGGTGGACGTCCGGCGTCTGGCGGCGGCGGGCCTGCTGACCGCCCTCTTCCCGCCGCCCCGGCCGCACCGCCCGCCGCCGGCCGCGCTCCCGATCCGCCCCGGGCCGGCCGCAGATCCCGCCGTGAGTCCCGTCGCCCCCGACCCCGACCCGCCACCGGGCATCACCCTGCCCCGTGTCAACGACCCCGACATCACCTTGCTGAAGAGGCTCAGGGATGCGCTGGAGGCCCTTTGA
- a CDS encoding roadblock/LC7 domain-containing protein gives MVSEPEILDELRRLRARVPQLTGALTAGVDGLVLAHDTPGVEPEVVAALTAAALGVAVRMADTTGQGDFRELLVRGVYGYVATYAAGESAVLTLLAQDRVNVGRLHLEGRRAGARIGELVDAWEAKAREAKAAATTPARAPAKTPAKAPVRTPAKPPIVRTRSARGSATTNARTTTES, from the coding sequence ATGGTGTCCGAGCCCGAGATACTCGACGAACTCCGGCGACTGCGGGCCCGGGTGCCCCAGCTGACCGGCGCCCTGACGGCCGGCGTGGACGGTCTCGTCCTCGCCCACGACACACCCGGTGTGGAGCCGGAGGTGGTGGCCGCGCTGACCGCCGCCGCCCTCGGCGTCGCGGTGCGGATGGCGGACACGACCGGCCAGGGCGACTTCCGCGAGCTGCTCGTGCGCGGGGTCTACGGCTATGTCGCGACCTACGCGGCCGGTGAGAGTGCCGTACTGACCCTGCTCGCGCAGGACCGCGTCAACGTCGGCCGGCTGCATCTGGAGGGCCGCCGGGCCGGGGCGCGCATCGGGGAGCTCGTCGACGCGTGGGAGGCGAAGGCGCGGGAGGCGAAGGCCGCCGCCACGACACCGGCCAGGGCTCCGGCGAAGACCCCCGCGAAGGCGCCCGTGCGGACGCCCGCCAAGCCACCCATCGTACGGACCAGATCGGCGCGCGGATCGGCGACCACCAACGCGCGCACCACCACGGAAAGTTGA
- a CDS encoding MurR/RpiR family transcriptional regulator, translating to MPGAGGSAPGVPGAGVPDSPAARLQALFEGHRLTPTQRRIAHSMVRRAADVPFLSSVELAELAGVSQPSVTRFAVALGFDGYPALRKHLREVAPAEQTAGPASYNEYQQAVEAEIENLKHLAELLADPRPVQRAGRLLAASRPLPVLGLRAAASQAYGFAYFAAKVHPDVRLLNEGGTMIHDRIDAAVRAGASALLCFALPRHPREVVDTLAYAREAGLSVVTVADSAFAPVAKVSDLLLPAAVGTGLAFDTACAPMLLGRVLLEAMCDDLPDAQARLEEFDARAAARGLFVE from the coding sequence ATGCCGGGTGCGGGGGGATCGGCGCCGGGGGTACCGGGTGCCGGTGTGCCGGACAGTCCCGCCGCTCGGCTACAGGCGCTCTTCGAGGGGCACCGGCTGACACCGACCCAGCGGCGCATCGCGCACAGCATGGTGCGGCGCGCCGCCGACGTGCCGTTCCTGTCCAGCGTGGAGCTGGCCGAACTCGCGGGCGTCAGCCAGCCGTCGGTGACCCGCTTCGCGGTCGCGCTCGGCTTCGACGGCTACCCCGCCCTGCGCAAGCACCTGCGCGAGGTCGCCCCCGCCGAACAGACGGCAGGACCGGCCTCGTACAACGAGTACCAGCAGGCCGTCGAGGCCGAGATCGAGAACCTGAAGCACCTCGCCGAACTGCTCGCCGATCCCCGGCCGGTGCAGCGGGCGGGCCGGCTGCTGGCCGCCTCACGCCCGCTTCCCGTGCTCGGACTGCGGGCCGCCGCCTCCCAGGCGTACGGGTTCGCCTACTTCGCCGCCAAGGTCCATCCGGACGTACGGCTGCTGAACGAGGGCGGCACGATGATCCACGACCGGATCGACGCCGCCGTCCGGGCAGGCGCCTCGGCCCTGCTCTGCTTCGCGCTGCCCCGGCATCCGCGCGAGGTCGTCGACACCCTCGCCTACGCCCGGGAGGCGGGGCTGAGCGTGGTGACCGTCGCCGACTCCGCGTTCGCGCCGGTCGCCAAGGTCTCCGACCTGCTGCTGCCGGCCGCCGTCGGCACCGGCCTCGCCTTCGACACGGCGTGCGCGCCGATGCTGCTCGGGCGGGTGCTGCTGGAGGCGATGTGCGACGACCTGCCCGACGCGCAGGCCCGGCTGGAGGAGTTCGACGCGCGGGCGGCGGCCCGGGGGCTCTTCGTGGAGTAG
- a CDS encoding aromatic amino acid ammonia-lyase, whose product MSSRMMDAPSGAGSALVVLDGIALGVADVARLADRAARPVPGTDATKRMTESWDAARRIAATGRVYGRSTGVGANRNEDVPTEAAAEHGLRLLRSHAGAIGEELPARQVRAMLAVRANQLLAGGAGLRPGVVTALCEALESGAYPVVNEFGSVGTGDLAALAQVGLALVGEHPWRGTGIPEPQQLDNNDALALISSNALTLGQSALALHELRGLLEATQVVAALSLLAVDGSHEAYAAPVHAARPHRGSTEVARRMRELIGAQDRPTPPLGRIQDPYGFRCLPQIHGPAHDAADALEDVVGIEINAAAENPLISPEDMTAYHHGGFYQAQLALALDHFRLALTQVARLSTSRLSTLNEPAYTRLRPFLADPEPASSGVMILEYAAAAALGDLRAFSAPASLGHAVLSRGVEEQASFASLAARQTLRACAAYRLVVGCELVAAVRALRQRELRPEPGLPAGRALELAEAVLDAEQADRPLTDDVRAAAGLLDRFTDIWRGSGA is encoded by the coding sequence ATGTCGTCTCGGATGATGGACGCCCCTTCCGGGGCGGGCTCCGCTCTCGTCGTCCTCGACGGGATCGCCCTCGGCGTCGCGGACGTCGCCCGCCTCGCCGACCGGGCCGCCCGCCCGGTCCCCGGCACCGACGCGACGAAGCGGATGACCGAGTCCTGGGACGCCGCCCGCCGGATCGCCGCCACCGGTCGCGTCTACGGCCGCTCCACCGGAGTCGGCGCCAACCGGAACGAGGACGTGCCCACCGAAGCGGCCGCCGAGCACGGCCTGCGCCTGCTGCGCAGCCACGCCGGCGCCATCGGCGAGGAACTGCCCGCCCGGCAGGTCCGGGCCATGCTCGCCGTCCGCGCCAACCAACTGCTCGCCGGCGGCGCCGGCCTCAGGCCCGGCGTCGTCACGGCCCTGTGCGAGGCGCTGGAGAGCGGGGCGTATCCGGTCGTCAACGAGTTCGGCTCGGTGGGGACCGGCGACCTGGCGGCGCTGGCACAGGTCGGGCTCGCGCTGGTGGGGGAGCATCCGTGGCGCGGCACCGGGATCCCCGAACCGCAGCAGCTCGACAACAACGACGCGCTCGCGCTCATCAGCAGCAACGCCCTCACCCTCGGCCAGTCCGCCCTCGCCCTGCACGAACTGCGCGGACTCCTGGAGGCCACCCAGGTCGTCGCCGCGCTCTCGCTGCTCGCCGTGGACGGCTCGCACGAGGCGTACGCCGCCCCCGTGCACGCCGCCCGCCCGCACCGCGGGTCCACCGAGGTCGCCCGCCGGATGCGGGAGCTGATCGGCGCGCAGGACCGGCCCACGCCACCCCTCGGCAGGATCCAGGACCCCTACGGCTTCCGCTGCCTGCCCCAGATCCACGGCCCCGCGCACGACGCCGCCGACGCCCTGGAGGACGTGGTCGGCATCGAGATCAACGCGGCCGCCGAGAACCCGCTCATCTCCCCCGAGGACATGACCGCCTACCACCACGGCGGCTTCTACCAGGCCCAGCTCGCCCTCGCCCTGGACCACTTCAGGCTGGCGCTGACCCAGGTGGCCCGGCTGTCCACCTCCCGCCTGTCGACCCTGAACGAACCGGCCTACACCCGGCTGCGCCCCTTCCTCGCCGACCCCGAGCCCGCCTCCTCCGGCGTGATGATCCTCGAGTACGCCGCCGCGGCCGCCCTGGGTGACCTGCGGGCCTTCTCGGCGCCCGCCTCGCTCGGCCACGCTGTACTCTCCCGGGGCGTCGAGGAACAGGCCAGCTTCGCCTCGCTCGCCGCCCGGCAGACACTGCGCGCCTGTGCCGCGTACCGTCTCGTCGTCGGCTGCGAACTCGTCGCCGCCGTACGGGCGCTGCGCCAGCGCGAGCTGCGGCCCGAACCGGGACTTCCGGCGGGCCGGGCGCTGGAGCTGGCCGAGGCGGTGCTCGACGCGGAACAGGCCGACCGGCCGCTCACGGACGACGTGCGGGCGGCGGCCGGACTGCTGGACCGGTTCACGGACATCTGGAGGGGGAGCGGGGCATGA
- a CDS encoding ABC transporter ATP-binding protein: MIQFDAVHKRFPNGTTAVHDLSLHMPEGGVTVLVGSSGCGKTTTLRMINRMVDPTSGTIEVGGKDVTRQDAAELRRSIGYVIQQSGLFPHRTVLDNIATVPLLLGHGRRRARARAAELLETVGLSADAGKRYPHQLSGGQQQRVGVARALAADPPVLLMDEPFGAVDPVVRTQLQDELLRLQKELSKTIVFVTHDIDEAVRLGDQIAVFRTGGHLVQCASPAELLARPADDFVADFLGAERGLKLLSLKTLADVPQGPAPEGGEWSLVLDEARKPLCWTSKTADGAAGTDVPVRPLKDSDSLLSALNESVAAPTGLVARVDADGVLTGVTSRDDIHTHAGRAHTEARVAA, from the coding sequence ATGATCCAGTTCGACGCGGTCCACAAGCGCTTCCCCAACGGCACGACGGCAGTCCACGATCTCTCCCTCCACATGCCGGAGGGCGGCGTGACCGTGCTGGTCGGTTCCTCCGGTTGCGGCAAGACGACCACCCTGCGGATGATCAACCGCATGGTCGACCCGACCTCCGGAACCATCGAGGTGGGCGGCAAGGACGTCACCCGCCAGGACGCGGCCGAGCTGCGCCGCTCCATCGGATACGTCATCCAGCAGTCGGGGCTCTTCCCGCACCGCACGGTGCTCGACAACATCGCCACCGTGCCGCTGCTGCTGGGCCACGGCCGCCGCAGGGCCCGCGCCCGCGCGGCCGAACTGCTGGAGACCGTCGGCCTGTCCGCCGACGCCGGGAAGCGCTACCCGCACCAGCTGTCCGGCGGCCAGCAGCAGCGCGTCGGGGTCGCCCGCGCGCTCGCCGCCGACCCGCCGGTGCTCCTCATGGACGAGCCCTTCGGCGCGGTCGACCCGGTGGTCCGCACCCAGCTCCAGGACGAACTGCTCAGGCTCCAGAAGGAGTTGAGCAAGACCATCGTCTTCGTCACGCACGACATCGACGAGGCAGTCCGGCTGGGCGACCAGATCGCCGTGTTCCGCACCGGCGGCCACCTGGTCCAGTGCGCCTCGCCCGCCGAGCTGCTCGCCCGCCCGGCCGACGACTTCGTGGCCGACTTCCTCGGCGCCGAGCGCGGGCTGAAGCTGCTCTCGCTGAAGACCCTCGCGGACGTCCCGCAGGGCCCGGCCCCCGAGGGCGGCGAATGGAGCCTCGTGCTCGACGAGGCCCGCAAGCCGCTGTGCTGGACGTCGAAGACCGCCGACGGAGCTGCCGGAACCGACGTACCCGTCCGGCCGCTCAAGGACTCCGACTCGCTGCTGTCGGCGCTCAACGAGTCGGTCGCCGCCCCCACCGGACTGGTCGCACGGGTGGACGCCGACGGCGTCCTGACCGGCGTGACGTCCCGCGACGACATCCACACCCACGCCGGCCGGGCCCACACCGAGGCACGGGTGGCCGCATGA
- a CDS encoding ABC transporter permease, protein MTIDWSWISGHTDDLTTLTISHLQAALTAVLLGLLISLPLSVIAHRIRPLRGFLLGLSNVLFTIPSIAIFVLLLPVSGLTRTTTVIGLTVYTLVVLLRNTVEGLDSVPAKTKEAAKAMGTRPLRTLLTVEFPLALPVIMAGVRIATVMSISLVSVATYIGDGGLGQLFTDGFQRNFPTPVIAGVVLTILLAVVADAALVGVQYLLTPWKRRRA, encoded by the coding sequence ATGACCATCGACTGGTCCTGGATATCCGGGCACACCGACGACCTGACCACCCTCACGATCTCCCACCTCCAGGCCGCCCTGACCGCCGTCCTCCTCGGACTGCTGATCAGCCTCCCCCTCTCGGTGATCGCCCACCGGATCCGCCCCCTGCGCGGCTTCCTGCTCGGCCTCTCCAACGTGCTGTTCACGATCCCGTCGATCGCGATCTTCGTTCTGCTGCTGCCGGTCAGCGGCCTGACCCGCACCACCACCGTCATCGGCCTGACCGTCTACACCCTGGTCGTGCTGCTGCGGAACACGGTCGAGGGCCTCGACTCGGTGCCCGCGAAGACCAAGGAGGCGGCCAAGGCGATGGGCACGCGCCCCCTGCGCACGCTCCTCACCGTCGAGTTCCCGCTCGCGCTCCCCGTGATCATGGCGGGTGTCCGCATCGCCACGGTCATGTCGATCTCCCTGGTCTCCGTCGCCACCTACATCGGTGACGGCGGTCTCGGCCAGCTCTTCACCGACGGCTTCCAGCGCAACTTCCCGACGCCGGTGATCGCGGGAGTGGTCCTCACCATCCTGCTCGCGGTCGTCGCCGACGCGGCTCTGGTGGGCGTCCAGTACCTCCTCACCCCGTGGAAGAGGCGGCGAGCCTGA
- a CDS encoding ABC transporter permease: MYELFKNLGSWLTSGAQWAGSDGITHRLAEHLQYSLLATLIAAAIGLPVGLLIGHTGRGAFIAINLASFGRALPTVGLVVLVFLAGGLSMLPVYVALVALAVPSIVTNTYAGMTAVDPDVKDAARGQGMRGHQVMLQVELPLALPLIMTGLRLALIQVVATATIAAYVSFGGLGRYVFDGLAQRDLVQVLGGAVLVAAVAIVLDLALSGLQRLLFRHRPAQTA, from the coding sequence ATGTACGAACTGTTCAAGAACCTCGGCAGCTGGCTGACCAGCGGCGCCCAGTGGGCCGGCTCGGACGGCATCACGCACCGCCTCGCCGAACACCTCCAGTACTCGCTGCTGGCCACCCTCATCGCGGCCGCGATCGGCCTCCCGGTCGGCCTGCTGATCGGCCACACCGGCCGGGGCGCGTTCATCGCGATCAACCTGGCCTCCTTCGGCCGGGCGCTGCCGACCGTCGGCCTGGTCGTCCTCGTCTTCCTGGCCGGCGGACTGTCGATGCTGCCGGTCTACGTCGCGCTGGTCGCCCTCGCGGTCCCGTCGATCGTCACCAACACCTACGCCGGGATGACGGCCGTCGACCCGGACGTGAAGGACGCGGCCCGTGGCCAGGGCATGCGCGGCCACCAGGTCATGCTCCAGGTGGAGCTGCCGCTGGCCCTCCCGCTGATCATGACCGGCCTGCGCCTCGCGCTCATCCAGGTCGTCGCCACGGCCACGATCGCCGCGTACGTCTCCTTCGGCGGCCTCGGCCGCTACGTCTTCGACGGCCTCGCCCAGCGCGACCTCGTCCAGGTGCTCGGCGGCGCGGTCCTGGTCGCCGCCGTCGCCATCGTCCTGGACCTGGCGCTCTCCGGCCTCCAGCGCCTCCTCTTCCGACACCGCCCCGCACAGACCGCCTAG
- a CDS encoding ABC transporter substrate-binding protein, with translation MNRRTILGGLFAAATVPALTACASGITSLDNEGTTSAGGGSSKDGVTIGTANFTENQVLGYLYAAVLEAAGVKVKVRPNLGTREILIPALRGGDIDLLPEYQGALLHYLDPKATATEEGEMQNALAVALPVGLQVLPYGMAEDSDAFVVTKETAKKYGLVSLADLKKQNGKLVLGAAPEVKTRQVGAVGLKDVYGVEFKEFKSLDSSGPLVKGALKKGDVDVANLFTTDTDIQANDWVVLTDPENLIPGQHIVPLIADRKADSTVRKALAKLGNVLTTAQLTELNRQVDKDKKDPEDVANAYAKQHGLTKK, from the coding sequence ATGAACCGACGCACGATCCTCGGCGGCCTGTTCGCGGCCGCGACCGTCCCCGCCCTGACCGCCTGCGCGAGCGGCATCACCTCCCTCGACAACGAGGGCACCACCTCCGCCGGCGGCGGCTCCAGCAAGGACGGGGTCACCATCGGCACCGCCAACTTCACCGAGAACCAGGTGCTGGGCTACCTCTACGCGGCCGTCCTGGAGGCGGCCGGCGTGAAGGTGAAGGTCCGCCCCAACCTCGGCACCCGCGAGATCCTCATCCCCGCGCTCAGGGGCGGCGACATCGACCTGCTCCCCGAGTACCAGGGCGCCCTGCTGCACTACCTCGACCCGAAGGCGACGGCCACGGAGGAGGGCGAGATGCAGAACGCCCTCGCCGTCGCCCTCCCGGTCGGCCTCCAGGTGCTGCCGTACGGCATGGCCGAGGACTCGGACGCCTTCGTCGTCACCAAGGAGACGGCGAAGAAGTACGGGCTGGTCTCCCTCGCCGACCTGAAGAAGCAGAACGGCAAGCTGGTGCTGGGCGCGGCGCCCGAGGTGAAGACCCGCCAGGTGGGCGCGGTGGGCCTCAAGGACGTCTACGGGGTGGAGTTCAAGGAGTTCAAGTCCCTGGACTCCTCCGGTCCGCTGGTCAAGGGCGCCCTGAAGAAGGGCGACGTCGACGTGGCGAACCTGTTCACCACCGACACCGACATCCAGGCCAACGACTGGGTGGTACTGACCGACCCCGAGAACCTGATCCCGGGCCAGCACATCGTCCCGCTCATCGCCGACCGCAAGGCCGACTCCACCGTCCGCAAGGCCCTCGCGAAGCTCGGCAACGTCCTCACCACCGCCCAGCTCACCGAGCTCAACCGCCAGGTGGACAAGGACAAGAAGGACCCGGAGGACGTGGCGAACGCGTACGCGAAGCAGCACGGGCTCACGAAGAAGTAG